Below is a window of Halarcobacter anaerophilus DNA.
GCTATTGGTGTATTTGACCATATACCACTAAATAGTGTTGCTAAAATCGTGATTAATGCAGTTGCCGTTACTACTGCATCCATAGGCAGTCCTGCATCTGCTAATATAAAACCGTTTACAGGTACTATATACATCATTGTCAAAAATGTTGTAAAGCCTGCACTAAGTTCGGTACTTACACTTGTATTATGTTCTTTTAGTTTAAACATAATTGTCCTTCATATTTAAATATTAAGAGCTTATTTTACTTAATCTAAGGTTTATTTATACTAAAAAATTGTATAAAATATATAACTAATATATAGAAAAAGAGTAACTAACTATGAATATTACAGATGATTGCGTTAAATGTATTGTAGGACAAATAGAAAAAGCAACAAAAACACTTAAACTTGATAAAGATCTTGCAAAATCAATTATGTTTGAAGTAAATAAAAGAGCAGAAAATTTTTCTTTTAAAGAGACTCCTCCTTTTGTAGCTAAAGATGTTTATGAATATTTGGCACAAAGAACAAACTTGAAAGATCCCTTAAAAAAAATGAAACAAGAATCTATAAAAAAAGCGACAGGATATCTGCCTTTTATTCAAAAAAAAATAGATAAAAGTGAAGATAAACTTTTTACTGCAATTAAAGCAGCCGTTGCAGGTAACGTAATTGACTTTGCTACAATAAAAGAGTTTTGTTTAGATGAAGAAATAAACTCTATTTTTCAAACAGATTTTGCAATAAATGATTATAAAGTTTTTAAAAATGAACTTGAAAAAACCGATTCTTTAATTATTCTTTCGGATAATGCAGGAGAAAATATTTTTGATAAAATTTTAGTTAAAACTTTAAAAAAGTTATATCCTAAGCTTGAAATTTATTATGCAACCAGAGGTAAAGCTATAATAAACGATGTAACATTAGAAGAAGCAATACAAAGCGGTATTGATAAATACTGTAAAGTAATCAGCACAGG
It encodes the following:
- a CDS encoding damage-control phosphatase ARMT1 family protein — encoded protein: MNITDDCVKCIVGQIEKATKTLKLDKDLAKSIMFEVNKRAENFSFKETPPFVAKDVYEYLAQRTNLKDPLKKMKQESIKKATGYLPFIQKKIDKSEDKLFTAIKAAVAGNVIDFATIKEFCLDEEINSIFQTDFAINDYKVFKNELEKTDSLIILSDNAGENIFDKILVKTLKKLYPKLEIYYATRGKAIINDVTLEEAIQSGIDKYCKVISTGVDTPGLEKKQASKEFLELFEKTPLILSKGMGNFECLEGFNDKRIFFLFKVKCAVVAKTISRSLGEIVLKRG